Proteins co-encoded in one Arachis stenosperma cultivar V10309 chromosome 7, arast.V10309.gnm1.PFL2, whole genome shotgun sequence genomic window:
- the LOC130941889 gene encoding UDP-glycosyltransferase 73C3-like: MALEEPLQLHFVMFPLMAQGHMIPMMDIAKLLLQHKNVTITVVTTPSNASRFTSTFARYHMRVLELPFPSKQAGLPEGLENMDMLPSTSMTMKFLNATKFFREPVEKLLEDLTPPPSCIVSDMNLSYTRHISSKFNVPRISFGGVNNFFLLCQHCLHVYNVSERERETAESDYFVLPGVPDRLQFTKAQILFNLDESWKEYNDEMMAAEAVTYGVIMNSFQELEPAYAKEYSKIRNNKVWCIGPVSLSNKDQVDKAQRGKSVSMEEWHHLKWLDLQKPESVIYACLGSVTSLIPLQLIELGLALEASRKPFIWVIREGRQLEALEKWMKEDGFEERCKDQGVVIRGWAPQLLILSHPSIGGFITHCGWNSTLEAVCAGVPMLTWPQLGDQFFNEKLIVQILKVGVRVGVECPVTWGKEEEIGVLIKKEDVQNAIEELMDESIEKEERRKRIRELAEMAKKAVEKGGSSHSNVTLLIQDIMQRERP; encoded by the exons ATGGCTTTGGAAGAACCCCTTCAGCTTCACTTTGTCATGTTTCCATTAATGGCGCAAGGCCACATGATCCCTATGATGGACATTGCAAAGCTATTGTTGCAGCACAAGAACGTTACCATCACAGTTGTGACAACACCAAGCAATGCATCACGCTTCACATCAACCTTTGCCCGTTACCATATGAGAGTGCTTGAACTTCCATTCCCATCCAAACAAGCTGGTTTGCCAGAAGGCCTGGAGAACATGGACATGCTACCTTCCACTTCCATGACCATGAAATTTTTGAACGCAACAAAGTTTTTCCGCGAACCCGTGGAGAAGCTTCTAGAAGATCTAACACCGCCACCAAGCTGCATCGTCTCTGATATGAACTTATCATACACTAGGCACATCTCTAGCAAGTTCAACGTTCCCAGAATCTCTTTCGGTGGCGTAAACAACTTCTTCCTCTTGTGTCAACACTGTCTCCATGTCTACAATGTTAGCGAGAGGGAGCGCGAAACCGCTGAATCGGACTACTTTGTTTTGCCCGGTGTCCCTGACAGACTCCAATTTACCAAGGCGCAGATTCTGTTCAACCTGGACGAAAGCTGGAAAGAGTATAACGACGAAATGATGGCGGCGGAGGCGGTTACTTACGGCGTAATCATGAATTCCTTTCAAGAGTTGGAGCCTGCGTATGCCAAGGAATACAGCAAGATTAGAAACAACAAAGTCTGGTGTATTGGCCCTGTTTCACTAAGCAACAAGGATCAAGTGGATAAGGCGCAAAGAG GAAAAAGTGTTTCGATGGAAGAGTGGCATCATTTGAAGTGGCTTGACTTGCAGAAACCGGAGAGTGTAATCTATGCATGCCTTGGAAGTGTAACCAGTTTGATTCCATTGCAGTTGATAGAGCTTGGTTTAGCTTTGGAAGCGTCGAGAAAACCCTTCATCTGGGTTATAAGGGAAGGAAGACAGTTAGAAGCTTTGGAAAAATGGATGAAGGAAGATGGATTTGAAGAAAGATGTAAAGATCAAGGTGTTGTAATTCGAGGTTGGGCTCCTCAGCTGCTAATATTGTCACACCCTTCCATTGGAGGGTTCATAACACATTGTGGTTGGAACTCTACCTTAGAAGCCGTGTGTGCCGGTGTACCAATGCTTACGTGGCCGCAACTTGGAGACCAATTCTTCAATGAAAAGTTAATTGTTCAGATATTGAAAGTTGGAGTAAGGGTTGGGGTGGAGTGTCCTGTTACGTGGGGGAAGGAAGAGGAAATTGGTGTGCTGATAAAGAAGGAAGATGTTCAAAATGCAATAGAGGAGTTAATGGATGAGAGTattgaaaaggaagaaagaagaaaaaggataAGAGAGCTTGCTGAGATGGCTAAGAAAGCTGTAGAAAAAGGTGGGTCTTCTCACTCAAATGTGACTCTCCTTATCCAAGATATTATGCAAAGGGAGAGACCTTAA